One genomic segment of Chitinophagaceae bacterium includes these proteins:
- a CDS encoding NAD kinase, which produces MKIAIHGKKLSSETIPFVQQIINILQKEKSVIGITSLLSECLDKIKIDKTGLEIVDEQSIQNYDAILSLGGDGTFLETVTYVKNLGVPILGINMGKLGFLANIEKTKIQEALELFFKKKYTRDKRTLLHIETDKKGIPDIHFALNEFTINKKDSASLIKISCYINNTLLTKYWADGLIISTPTGSTAYSLSCGGPFVFPKTECFIITPISPHQLTIRPIIVPDSSEITLEVDTRDQKKNIIISLDSRWSVTHADTKITIKKSTFTVDIIQLENSLYIDTLRNKLNWGLDYRN; this is translated from the coding sequence ATGAAAATAGCTATACACGGAAAAAAACTCTCTTCAGAAACAATCCCATTCGTTCAACAGATTATAAATATCTTACAAAAAGAAAAATCAGTTATAGGCATAACCTCTCTTTTATCTGAATGCCTTGATAAAATAAAAATTGATAAAACGGGATTAGAAATAGTTGACGAGCAAAGCATTCAAAACTATGATGCCATATTGAGCTTAGGAGGTGATGGAACTTTTTTAGAAACTGTTACATACGTAAAAAACCTTGGGGTACCTATATTAGGAATAAATATGGGAAAACTGGGTTTTTTAGCAAATATAGAAAAGACAAAAATACAAGAAGCATTAGAATTATTTTTTAAAAAAAAATATACTCGTGATAAAAGAACCCTCCTACATATAGAAACGGATAAAAAAGGTATTCCCGATATACATTTCGCCCTCAATGAGTTTACTATAAACAAAAAAGATTCCGCCTCGCTCATTAAAATTAGTTGTTATATAAACAATACCCTTTTAACAAAGTACTGGGCTGATGGACTCATCATTTCTACTCCTACCGGGTCTACCGCTTACTCATTGAGCTGTGGAGGTCCTTTTGTTTTTCCAAAAACAGAATGCTTTATCATTACTCCCATTAGCCCCCACCAACTTACTATTCGCCCTATTATTGTTCCTGATTCATCTGAAATAACACTAGAAGTAGATACTAGAGACCAAAAAAAAAATATCATCATTTCTTTGGATTCTCGATGGTCAGTAACACATGCTGATACCAAAATAACTATTAAAAAATCTACTTTTACTGTGGATATTATTCAACTGGAAAATTCTCTTTACATAGATACTCTGAGAAACAAACTCAACTGGGGGTTAGATTATAGAAATTAA
- a CDS encoding pyridoxal-dependent decarboxylase, translating into PANSSYPSVLAEMLTATVGAQCMIWETSPAAAELEEIISQWLKKAMDLPETWEGVIQDSASTAAISSLITAREVKSNFLINEQGFLKQEKWRVYCSSEAHSSIEKTIKIIGIGRQNLIKIPTDDSLSMNHSLLEKQIEQDIQNGFTPMAVVATLGTTSTLAFDPIQEIGVICKKYNIWLHVDAAYAGTALLLPEERNIMKGKEYIDSFVFNPHKWMFVNFDCTFHFIKNKNLLIRSLQITPEYLKTTTTETANNYSNWGVQLGRRFRSLKLWFVIRSYGINGLQQTLRKHIHIASIFEQKIKNDQHFQLLCPRKLNTIVFRYNPSSTLDLDTLNKLNEKLLSQLNISGKIYLSHTKIQNIYWIRIIFGNTYLEERHAEEAWGWIQKTSLTLK; encoded by the coding sequence CCTGCAAATTCTAGCTATCCATCTGTTTTAGCAGAAATGCTCACTGCAACAGTAGGCGCTCAGTGTATGATATGGGAAACATCTCCAGCAGCTGCGGAGTTAGAAGAAATAATAAGCCAATGGCTCAAAAAAGCAATGGATTTACCCGAAACATGGGAAGGCGTTATCCAAGACAGTGCTTCTACAGCCGCTATCAGTTCTCTCATCACAGCAAGAGAAGTTAAAAGTAATTTTTTAATAAACGAACAGGGGTTTTTGAAACAAGAAAAATGGAGAGTATACTGTTCATCTGAAGCACATTCTTCTATTGAAAAAACAATAAAAATTATCGGTATAGGACGCCAAAATCTCATAAAAATACCAACAGATGATTCTTTGAGTATGAATCATTCTCTATTAGAAAAACAAATAGAACAAGATATTCAAAATGGTTTTACACCTATGGCAGTCGTAGCAACTTTAGGTACCACCAGTACGCTTGCCTTTGATCCCATACAAGAAATAGGTGTTATTTGTAAAAAATATAATATATGGCTTCATGTAGACGCTGCTTATGCAGGAACTGCCCTTCTCCTCCCCGAAGAAAGAAATATAATGAAAGGAAAAGAATATATAGATAGCTTTGTATTTAATCCCCACAAATGGATGTTTGTAAACTTTGATTGCACTTTCCATTTTATCAAGAATAAAAATTTACTCATACGCTCTCTCCAAATTACCCCCGAATATCTCAAAACTACTACCACTGAAACAGCCAATAACTATTCTAATTGGGGAGTACAATTAGGTAGAAGATTCAGATCTCTCAAACTTTGGTTTGTTATCCGAAGCTACGGTATAAATGGACTGCAACAAACTCTCCGCAAGCATATACATATTGCAAGTATATTTGAACAAAAAATTAAAAATGACCAACATTTTCAACTTCTCTGCCCCCGAAAACTGAACACCATCGTTTTTAGATATAACCCAAGTTCTACTTTAGACCTTGATACATTAAATAAGCTGAATGAAAAACTACTTTCTCAACTCAACATCAGTGGAAAAATATACCTCTCTCATACAAAAATACAAAATATATACTGGATACGTATTATCTTTGGAAATACCTATCTCGAAGAAAGACATGCAGAAGAAGCATGGGGATGGATACAAAAAACTTCCCTTACTTTGAAATAG
- the trpS gene encoding tryptophan--tRNA ligase, translating to MSRILTGIQSSGSIHLGNVLGAILPAISLSQKRENESLFFIADFHSLVSIKDTIEREKNIKSVAAAWLACGFDTNKNIFYRQSKIPEVCELAWYLSCFTPYPMLANAHSFKEKSDKLSDVNAGLFTYPVLMAADILLYDAEIIPVGKDQLQHLEITRDIASHINRLYGDIFVIPNPLINEEVMTVPGTNGLKMSKSYKNTLDIFAPEKDLKKQVMSIITESVPLESPKNPDTCTVFQLFRLVANLSDTSILREKYLAGNFGFGDAKKQLLEILLDTFAKERMQYDYYIHNERELEEKLKEG from the coding sequence AGGAAATGTATTAGGTGCTATACTACCTGCTATATCACTTTCTCAAAAAAGAGAAAATGAATCTTTATTTTTTATTGCAGATTTTCATTCCTTGGTAAGCATAAAAGATACGATAGAACGAGAAAAAAATATTAAATCAGTAGCTGCTGCTTGGCTTGCTTGCGGATTTGATACAAACAAGAACATATTCTATCGGCAGTCAAAAATTCCAGAGGTATGTGAATTAGCTTGGTATCTCAGTTGTTTTACTCCTTATCCTATGTTAGCAAATGCGCATTCTTTTAAAGAAAAATCTGATAAATTATCGGATGTAAATGCTGGACTATTTACCTACCCCGTATTGATGGCAGCGGATATACTTTTATACGATGCAGAAATAATTCCTGTCGGAAAAGATCAATTACAACATTTAGAAATTACCCGTGATATTGCTTCTCATATAAATCGTTTGTACGGTGATATATTCGTAATACCTAATCCACTCATAAACGAAGAAGTTATGACTGTTCCTGGAACTAATGGACTAAAAATGAGTAAGTCCTACAAAAATACATTAGATATTTTTGCTCCCGAAAAAGATCTCAAAAAACAAGTCATGTCTATTATAACAGAGAGTGTTCCATTAGAATCTCCGAAAAATCCAGATACCTGCACTGTATTTCAATTATTTCGATTAGTAGCAAATCTCTCGGATACTTCTATTTTAAGAGAAAAATATCTCGCGGGAAATTTTGGTTTTGGTGATGCTAAAAAACAACTTTTAGAAATCTTATTAGATACTTTTGCAAAAGAAAGAATGCAATATGACTACTATATACATAATGAAAGAGAATTAGAAGAAAAACTGAAAGAAGG